In Saccharomyces paradoxus chromosome IV, complete sequence, the DNA window TGAGCCAGGAGCATTCTTCTACGGCGTCTTTAAGTCCATCGTACTTGTCTGCTGCACCGAACCTATCATTTGGAAACAATTCAACACTCATGTTGCTTTTTGAGAACTTTTACTGTGTACTTCATTGTATATTGCAATTTTGTTAATCAATCAACCCCGGAATTGCTTCAtttactatatatatatccCATATAACTTTTGAGAGAAAAACAGCTGCGGCCAGTGGAAAAGAAGGGGAGCAAAGCAATCAGCTGCAAAAGAACAAGTGAAAGAATATGCTGAGACTATCTGTGCTAAGGTCAACAGCTACATTTTCGGTGAAATGTCATCGTCGTGGGCTAATCATCCCTGCAGCGGCAATGTACACCTTGGGTTCATTAATATTTGGCAAGGAAGCAAGGTTGGCGGACGCCATGGAACGTGGTGAGCTACATAACAAGAACGTTGACTACGCGAAAGAGGCTGAAGAACGTACCGAGTTGCGTATTAGGGCTCTGGCTAATACTAGGCCAATGGGGCCTCAGTACGAAGGCCATGTTCCCCTCTATCGGTACGAgaaattgttattgtttgCAATTTCCGGTTGGAATTCATTTTTCCATCCTGAGGATGGTTATAATATTGTCCAACTTGGTGAGGCAACTGCATTGCCTGTCTTCTTGgagaatttgaaacaaacAATGCTAAGCGATTCCTCTGGGAGACGTATTCTAAAGGAACAACCCAATATTACAACTGATATTTTGCATATGGATAAACTTGCTAAACTGCCACATAACACTTTTGGGTACGTATATTACCAATGGTTGAAACGTGAAAACGTTTCTCCAGACACCAGAGCACCTGTCAAATTTATCGACGATCCTATGCATGCATATATCTTCAAAAGGTATAGACAATGCCATGACTTCTATCACGCCATAACCAACATGCCTATTATCATCGAGGGTGAGATTACCATAAAGGCCCTTGAAGGTGCCAACTTGGGCGTCCCCATGGCTATTCTCGGTGGCATCCTTGCACCTTTGCGTTTGAAAAAGgtgcaaagaaaaagattataTGATATATATCTCCCTTGGGCTGTCAGAACAGGTTTAAGTTGCAAGCCATTAATCAATGTGTACTGGGAGGAAATGCTGGAGAAAGACGTTGCTACCTTGAGAAAAGACCTGCAAATAACACTCCCTCCTGATCTAAGGACAGTGAGGAAGGAGCGTGCAGCTCTTAAGAGAGAAATTGACGCAAAATACAGCTTACATGATTGAGCAACGATTTCAGCGTGAACCAGTAGAACAACGTCCACATCTCGCTTATGTAGTTagatattattatttaacTAGCTCTTGTATGATACTACGAAGGATACTCGTTCAAGGCGATCTGCGATGTGCCATCTTTTAAGAAAAGTAAGGTGGTTGATATTATTGACATTAAAGGTTACGGATAGATGCAGGTGGTGCTCTATTGGGCCCGTATCAAGCTGAATAATGGACCTACAAGAACTACTGGCAAAAGTGCCGTTGTTGCTATCGTATCCGACTATCATTCTATCCAGTAATCTGATCGTACCTTCCCATAATGACCTCATATCAAGAGCAACTACAACATCAGCAGCAGAGTACGCCGGTCAAAGTCCAG includes these proteins:
- the COQ4 gene encoding ubiquinone biosynthesis protein COQ4 (Protein with a role in ubiquinone (Coenzyme Q) biosynthesis~similar to YDR204W), which translates into the protein MLRLSVLRSTATFSVKCHRRGLIIPAAAMYTLGSLIFGKEARLADAMERGELHNKNVDYAKEAEERTELRIRALANTRPMGPQYEGHVPLYRYEKLLLFAISGWNSFFHPEDGYNIVQLGEATALPVFLENLKQTMLSDSSGRRILKEQPNITTDILHMDKLAKLPHNTFGYVYYQWLKRENVSPDTRAPVKFIDDPMHAYIFKRYRQCHDFYHAITNMPIIIEGEITIKALEGANLGVPMAILGGILAPLRLKKVQRKRLYDIYLPWAVRTGLSCKPLINVYWEEMLEKDVATLRKDLQITLPPDLRTVRKERAALKREIDAKYSLHD